The Arachis ipaensis cultivar K30076 chromosome B07, Araip1.1, whole genome shotgun sequence genome includes a window with the following:
- the LOC107608061 gene encoding RING-H2 finger protein ATL66 (The sequence of the model RefSeq protein was modified relative to this genomic sequence to represent the inferred CDS: added 45 bases not found in genome assembly), translating into MESDLHRHPPMFLDHHHHHHHRGVSLRHYSSTMSAPNHDYHKFDWHFNTELEDETIELRGRRLIFVIVLFVIILITTAFFVYLRWICRSRGLIPVTSIHLRHQLPPHTQPQSNGLDAATIKKLPIVLYQAPPTASATDLNRGGALECCICLSAFRDGEKLKILPGCKHRFHCECVDKWLTNHSSCPLCRASLKLAPPLPRILYPEPPIRITISNEEQ; encoded by the coding sequence caccaccaccaccaccaccgtgGCGTCTCTCTCCGCCATTACTCCAGCACCATGTCGGCGCCCAACCACGACTATCACAAATTCGACTGGCACTTCAACACGGAACTCGAGGACGAGACCATCGAACTCCGAGGCCGGAGGCTCATCTTTGTTATCGTCCTCTTCGTCATTATCCTCATCACCACCGCCTTCTTCGTCTACCTCCGCTGGATCTGCCGCTCCCGCGGCCTCATCCCGGTCACATCGATCCACCTCCGCCACCAGTTGCCGCCGCACACTCAACCTCAGTCCAACGGCCTGGACGCCGCCACCATCAAGAAACTCCCGATCGTGCTCTACCAGGCGCCGCCAACTGCGTCTGCGACAGATCTGAACCGCGGTGGCGCGTTGGAATGCTGCATATGCCTGAGCGCGTTCCGCGACGGAGAGAAGCTGAAGATTCTTCCCGGTTGCAAGCACCGGTTCCACTGCGAGTGCGTAGACAAGTGGCTCACGAATCACTCGAGTTGCCCGTTGTGCAGAGCTTCTCTCAAGCTCGCTCCTCCATTACCGAGGATTTTGTATCCAGAACCTCCCATTAGAATCACTATTAGCAATGAAGAACAATGA